From Micromonospora rhizosphaerae, the proteins below share one genomic window:
- a CDS encoding glycine cleavage system protein R: MNELAITVIGRDRPGIVADVAEALAGLGANLSDSTMTRLRGHFAMTLICVGPAAADVEAALAPLTADGQLLATVRAVTPDGATEPTGEPYVLAVHGADRMGIVAAMTRVLADAGGNVTDLSTRLTGSLYVVVAEVELPPGSFDEVAGRLARTAAELGVGVSLRPADPDLL; the protein is encoded by the coding sequence ATGAACGAGCTCGCGATCACCGTCATCGGCCGGGACCGGCCGGGCATCGTGGCCGACGTCGCCGAGGCGCTCGCCGGGCTGGGCGCGAACCTCAGCGACTCCACGATGACCCGGTTGCGGGGACACTTCGCGATGACCCTGATCTGCGTGGGCCCGGCGGCCGCCGACGTCGAGGCCGCGCTGGCCCCGCTCACCGCCGACGGCCAACTGCTGGCCACCGTACGCGCGGTCACCCCCGACGGCGCGACGGAGCCGACCGGCGAGCCGTACGTGCTGGCCGTGCACGGCGCGGACCGGATGGGCATCGTCGCGGCGATGACCCGGGTGCTGGCCGACGCCGGCGGCAACGTCACCGACCTGAGCACGCGGCTGACCGGCTCGCTCTACGTTGTGGTCGCCGAGGTGGAGCTACCGCCGGGCAGCTTCGACGAGGTGGCCGGCCGGTTGGCGCGTACCGCTGCCGAGCT